In one Gemmatimonadota bacterium genomic region, the following are encoded:
- a CDS encoding NAD(P)-dependent oxidoreductase, translating to MADERFLVTGALGCIGAWTVHNLVQEGVPVTVFDLATEPLRLQLLLSDDELAQVNFVVGDIADLSAFEEALDDNDITHVIHLAGLQVPFCKADPPLGARVNVVGTANVFEAVKRRRERIDKVVYASSVAVFGAPEDYEPDAVMRDDSTLMPHTHYGVYKQANEGTAHVYWLDEGVSSIGFRPYVVYGVGRDQGITSTPTTAMLAAAANLPYHISYGGRTVFQYADDTARAFIQAARADYAGAGAFNLGGFAPDMQDVKDAIDRAAPEAADKITFEDIQLPFPQEVDGSGLEAAIGTVAHKPLTEGVAETVALFRELIVAGKIDSKTYIAERS from the coding sequence ATGGCTGACGAGCGTTTTTTAGTTACGGGTGCATTGGGGTGTATTGGCGCATGGACCGTGCACAATTTGGTGCAGGAAGGGGTGCCAGTCACGGTATTTGATCTGGCGACAGAGCCTCTACGTTTGCAATTGTTGCTGTCAGATGACGAATTGGCGCAGGTAAATTTTGTTGTAGGAGATATTGCGGATTTGTCCGCTTTTGAAGAGGCTCTGGACGATAATGATATTACCCATGTCATACATCTGGCCGGGCTTCAAGTGCCGTTTTGCAAGGCCGATCCACCACTTGGTGCGCGCGTCAATGTGGTGGGTACTGCAAATGTTTTTGAAGCTGTGAAACGCCGACGGGAGCGCATTGACAAAGTGGTCTATGCGAGCTCTGTCGCTGTTTTTGGTGCGCCCGAGGATTACGAGCCTGACGCTGTGATGCGAGATGATTCCACGTTGATGCCCCATACGCATTACGGCGTGTACAAACAGGCGAATGAGGGAACCGCGCATGTGTATTGGCTCGACGAGGGTGTGTCTTCTATAGGTTTTCGGCCCTATGTGGTCTATGGGGTGGGGCGAGATCAGGGAATTACTTCTACGCCAACGACGGCAATGCTCGCAGCAGCGGCGAATTTGCCCTATCATATTTCTTATGGTGGGCGTACGGTTTTTCAGTATGCGGATGATACGGCGCGCGCGTTTATTCAGGCTGCACGGGCTGATTACGCGGGGGCAGGAGCGTTTAATTTGGGCGGATTTGCACCCGATATGCAGGATGTGAAGGATGCGATTGATCGGGCAGCACCTGAAGCTGCGGATAAGATTACGTTTGAAGATATTCAGTTGCCATTTCCCCAGGAAGTCGATGGGAGTGGATTAGAAGCTGCGATTGGCACAGTGGCGCACAAGCCACTGACAGAAGGCGTGGCTGAAACTGTGGCACTGTTCCGCGAATTGATTGTTGCGGGAAAAATCGATTCCAAAACTTATATTGCAGAGCGATCGTGA
- a CDS encoding amidohydrolase/deacetylase family metallohydrolase: MAGQYDVLITGGTVIDPANGVRGTLDVALKDGVVAAIGRDLGEADSVIDASGCLVTPGLIDLHTHVYKDVSSFGIEADELCPRTGVTTSVDTGTAGWINYRGLERYVMAPSSTRILAYVNLSGVGLPWRRGEMVYEGYVSASECAQTVLNHPKTALGVKVRLYKGVGGDADVRDLLQIALEAANRCEKPLMVHISNADVLLRDLLQPLRPGDIVTHCFHGTQPASIIDNRGKVISEAWDARDRGVIFDIGHGLGSFSYDVGRAAMEDGFPPDTISSDIHSYNIDGPVYDLPTTMSKFLNLGMSLEEVIQRSTIEPAQVIDRENDLGHLRVGAAGDVAIFELEKGKFELTDAMQQVLMGEQRLVCRASVRAGKIWWQR; the protein is encoded by the coding sequence ATGGCTGGTCAATACGATGTTTTGATAACAGGTGGCACGGTGATAGACCCGGCTAATGGGGTGCGGGGTACATTGGATGTGGCGTTGAAGGATGGCGTGGTAGCAGCTATTGGGCGCGATTTGGGTGAGGCCGATTCAGTGATTGATGCAAGCGGATGTCTCGTGACGCCGGGACTGATCGATTTGCATACCCATGTGTACAAAGATGTGTCGAGTTTTGGCATAGAGGCCGATGAACTGTGTCCGCGCACAGGCGTGACAACGAGCGTTGATACGGGAACGGCAGGATGGATCAATTATCGCGGATTGGAGCGCTATGTAATGGCGCCGTCTTCAACGCGTATTTTGGCCTATGTCAATCTGTCGGGTGTCGGGTTGCCCTGGCGGCGCGGCGAGATGGTGTATGAAGGCTATGTATCGGCCAGCGAATGTGCGCAGACGGTTTTGAATCACCCGAAAACAGCACTGGGCGTTAAGGTGCGTTTGTACAAAGGCGTGGGTGGCGATGCGGATGTGCGCGATTTGTTGCAAATTGCCCTGGAGGCCGCCAATCGGTGCGAAAAACCCCTGATGGTTCATATCAGCAATGCCGATGTGCTTTTGCGCGATCTGCTTCAGCCTCTGCGCCCCGGCGATATTGTGACCCATTGTTTTCACGGTACGCAACCCGCGTCGATTATCGACAATCGGGGAAAGGTGATTTCTGAGGCATGGGATGCACGCGATCGCGGGGTAATTTTTGACATTGGTCACGGGTTGGGCAGTTTTAGTTACGACGTGGGGCGCGCAGCTATGGAAGATGGTTTCCCACCCGATACCATCAGCAGTGATATCCATTCGTACAATATCGATGGTCCTGTTTACGACTTGCCGACGACGATGTCCAAGTTCCTGAATTTGGGTATGTCGCTCGAGGAAGTGATTCAACGCTCAACCATTGAACCGGCACAGGTGATTGATCGAGAGAATGATCTCGGACACCTGAGGGTTGGTGCTGCGGGCGATGTCGCTATATTTGAATTGGAAAAGGGTAAATTTGAGTTGACCGATGCAATGCAGCAGGTGTTGATGGGCGAGCAGCGGTTGGTTTGTCGTGCGTCTGTCCGGGCGGGGAAGATCTGGTGGCAGAGGTGA
- a CDS encoding zinc-binding dehydrogenase, translated as MKRVIKPEGAYHVEIEDVPLPEIRQTEVLIRTERTLISRGSEIWRRYVREEAIDHQMMGYSLAGTIVQVGAQVDDFSMGERVAALAPHAEYVAVEVVNSRHKPAVVSLPDAVTSDAATFWPLTTSSVLWMRDTGAGPNDTMAILGQGLVGSCCMQVARHLHDCRVIAVDALSLRCDLAEQLGASAVVNAGDTDPIAAVKELTDGRGADVVVEAVGGRAGAQAFAQGQDMVRGGGLLQVVGLYEGEPLPLDSSKIQGKRLIGGYLDGAYRPQGSDTAIQLLMEDKIQTRKMVTHRFDYEDAAEAFDLLYTRLDETMAVVMVWKD; from the coding sequence ATGAAGCGCGTGATTAAACCCGAAGGCGCGTACCATGTCGAGATTGAAGATGTGCCTTTGCCAGAGATTCGACAGACAGAGGTGCTTATTAGAACAGAACGCACGCTGATTAGCAGAGGGTCTGAGATCTGGCGGCGGTATGTGCGAGAAGAGGCGATTGATCACCAGATGATGGGATATTCGCTCGCTGGAACGATTGTGCAGGTGGGGGCGCAGGTAGATGATTTTTCGATGGGGGAACGGGTAGCGGCTCTGGCACCGCATGCCGAGTATGTGGCTGTTGAGGTTGTCAATTCGCGCCATAAACCAGCAGTGGTATCGCTACCCGATGCGGTTACATCCGATGCGGCGACTTTTTGGCCCCTAACTACGAGTTCGGTGCTGTGGATGCGGGACACTGGGGCTGGTCCGAACGATACCATGGCGATTTTGGGGCAAGGTCTGGTGGGGAGTTGCTGTATGCAGGTTGCACGGCATCTGCACGATTGCCGTGTGATCGCGGTCGATGCCTTGTCCCTGCGCTGTGATTTGGCCGAACAGTTGGGTGCGAGTGCTGTGGTGAATGCGGGCGATACCGATCCGATTGCAGCGGTGAAAGAGCTTACGGATGGCCGGGGCGCGGATGTTGTGGTTGAAGCTGTGGGCGGACGCGCGGGCGCGCAGGCATTTGCACAGGGGCAAGATATGGTACGGGGGGGTGGATTGTTGCAGGTTGTGGGATTGTATGAGGGTGAGCCTTTGCCTCTGGATTCGTCAAAGATTCAGGGCAAACGCCTGATTGGAGGATATCTGGACGGCGCGTACCGGCCACAAGGGTCGGATACAGCGATCCAGTTGTTGATGGAAGATAAGATCCAGACTCGGAAAATGGTAACCCACCGTTTTGATTATGAGGATGCCGCAGAAGCATTTGATTTGTTGTACACGCGTCTTGATGAAACAATGGCCGTGGTGATGGTTTGGAAGGATTAG
- a CDS encoding class I SAM-dependent methyltransferase translates to MSSLQSGISAHKHRTSKTAALAASVRAYHQQQSKSPVFADDYAVDMIPFIWRVIAKNRLLSWFVVHKVFQLFRPIHTEVILRARYAEDRLMEAISEGVGQYVILGAGLDTFSMRHKELADRVRIFELDHPATQATKEKQVRAVNGDVPSNLVFVPIDFETDQLNEALTRAEFDPQKPAFFSWLGTTYYLTKDAIRETFDRVADVVGPGSRIVFDYKLARHLIPEESLPFADRLDRFVARRGEPMLSVFTPEELNEEMSRIGFAEIETIPPEDQKRLYLKDRSDLVDPAPNFSFALFGVMK, encoded by the coding sequence ATGTCTTCACTGCAATCTGGAATATCCGCTCACAAGCACAGGACGAGCAAGACGGCGGCACTCGCAGCAAGTGTACGTGCGTATCATCAACAGCAGAGCAAATCCCCGGTTTTTGCCGATGATTATGCGGTTGACATGATACCGTTTATCTGGCGTGTGATCGCTAAGAACAGATTGCTTAGCTGGTTCGTTGTTCACAAGGTGTTCCAATTATTCCGTCCGATACACACCGAGGTTATCCTGCGGGCCAGATATGCCGAAGACCGTCTCATGGAGGCGATATCGGAGGGTGTTGGACAGTATGTGATCCTCGGTGCCGGTCTCGATACGTTTTCTATGCGCCACAAGGAGCTTGCGGATCGCGTGCGGATATTCGAATTGGATCATCCCGCAACCCAGGCGACGAAAGAGAAACAGGTGCGCGCGGTCAACGGCGATGTTCCGTCCAATCTGGTATTTGTTCCCATTGATTTTGAGACCGACCAACTGAATGAGGCACTTACCCGGGCGGAATTCGATCCACAGAAGCCCGCTTTTTTTTCCTGGTTGGGAACGACCTATTATCTCACGAAGGACGCGATACGGGAGACATTTGATCGCGTTGCAGATGTTGTCGGGCCGGGCAGCCGCATTGTTTTCGATTATAAGCTCGCCAGGCATCTTATTCCCGAAGAGAGTTTGCCTTTTGCTGACAGGTTGGACCGATTTGTGGCTCGTCGAGGAGAACCGATGTTGTCTGTGTTTACACCCGAGGAATTGAACGAGGAGATGTCGCGCATTGGCTTTGCAGAGATAGAGACCATTCCGCCCGAGGATCAAAAACGCCTTTACCTAAAGGACAGAAGCGACCTTGTCGATCCCGCACCGAATTTTTCCTTCGCGCTGTTCGGGGTGATGAAGTGA
- a CDS encoding sulfite oxidase encodes MNKNAKEQGLFELYQSNPDEADYLLFGRETHPNRRGFLKKAGLAMMGAMVGAAIPFHRNIPAHFIPVALAAEDMIQGKDGLIVLNDHPLNAETPPHLLDDPITPTERHFIRNNGIPPENTDAVGWELTIDGLVDNPLTLSIDDLKQRFEVVIRALTLECGGNGRAFFEPSADGSQWTYGAVACSEWTGVRLSDVLKAAGVKDNVVYTAHVGADTHVSGEEGRLPISRGVPIEKAMDEHNLIAFAQNGKPIHPMNGAPLRLIIPGWSGSCSQKWLTRIWLRDQVHDGTKMTGMDYRVPNRMIAPGEKVDEKDFEIIHAMKVKSLITNPDTGHKMSERTLEVRGHAWAGDRKVDSVRLSIDFGATWIDARLDEPVNAYAWQNWRAKIAFPKAGYYEIWARATDSEGISQPHAIVWNPKGYLNNSMHRVAVVVS; translated from the coding sequence ATGAATAAAAACGCTAAAGAACAGGGTTTATTCGAACTCTATCAGAGCAATCCCGATGAGGCTGATTACTTATTGTTTGGCCGTGAGACGCATCCCAATAGGCGGGGGTTCTTGAAGAAGGCCGGGCTGGCGATGATGGGGGCAATGGTCGGGGCGGCGATTCCGTTTCATCGCAATATTCCGGCTCATTTTATCCCTGTCGCGCTCGCTGCGGAGGATATGATTCAGGGCAAGGATGGCTTGATCGTGCTCAATGACCATCCATTGAATGCCGAGACGCCTCCGCACTTGCTCGATGACCCTATTACTCCGACCGAGAGGCATTTTATTCGCAACAATGGCATTCCGCCAGAGAATACGGATGCAGTGGGCTGGGAACTGACGATTGATGGTCTGGTAGATAATCCCCTGACACTCAGCATTGATGATCTCAAACAGCGATTTGAAGTCGTGATCAGGGCACTGACACTGGAGTGTGGTGGCAATGGACGCGCCTTTTTTGAGCCTTCTGCGGACGGTAGTCAGTGGACCTATGGTGCTGTGGCCTGCTCCGAGTGGACCGGTGTTCGCCTATCCGATGTTCTCAAGGCGGCTGGGGTGAAAGACAATGTGGTCTATACCGCGCATGTGGGTGCCGATACCCACGTTTCTGGTGAGGAAGGCCGGCTTCCCATATCACGCGGGGTGCCGATTGAGAAGGCGATGGACGAACATAACCTCATCGCTTTCGCCCAGAACGGCAAACCGATCCATCCCATGAACGGTGCGCCATTGCGCCTGATCATTCCCGGTTGGTCGGGGTCCTGCTCGCAGAAATGGCTGACCCGCATCTGGTTGCGAGATCAGGTCCACGATGGTACGAAGATGACGGGAATGGATTATCGGGTACCCAATCGGATGATAGCGCCTGGGGAAAAAGTAGATGAGAAGGACTTCGAGATTATCCACGCTATGAAGGTTAAGTCGTTAATTACAAATCCAGATACCGGTCACAAAATGAGCGAGCGGACTCTGGAAGTGCGCGGGCACGCCTGGGCAGGAGATCGGAAGGTTGATTCTGTCCGTCTGTCAATCGACTTTGGCGCAACATGGATTGATGCAAGACTCGACGAGCCAGTAAATGCGTATGCATGGCAGAACTGGCGGGCGAAGATCGCATTTCCCAAAGCGGGATATTACGAGATCTGGGCAAGGGCGACCGATTCGGAAGGCATAAGCCAACCGCACGCCATTGTATGGAATCCGAAGGGGTATCTCAACAATTCGATGCATCGGGTCGCGGTGGTCGTTAGTTAG
- the dapF gene encoding diaminopimelate epimerase, giving the protein MENGFFKGHGLGNDYLVMDPKELTFELTPERIEKICDRNWGVGSDGILTLEASDRADFGLRIWNPDGSEAEKSGNGLRIFARYLHATGKLDKTSFSVDTPGGLVHIDLHIDEWGDASAATVEMGEATFEPEALPCSLGVEELIEQPITAAGEDMVFTGVSVGNPHCVVFKPRGEAWTRDDLLRLGPELENHEIFPRRTNVQLVVPTGDQKIFILIWERGAGETQASGSSSCAAASAAVRLGLVASPVTVEAPGGTLMIDVDEAFNLTMAGPVAEVARGTLSPSFLREIGV; this is encoded by the coding sequence ATGGAGAATGGATTTTTTAAGGGTCATGGATTGGGCAATGATTATCTGGTGATGGATCCAAAGGAGTTGACGTTTGAATTGACGCCAGAGCGCATTGAGAAAATCTGTGATCGCAATTGGGGAGTAGGGAGTGATGGCATTTTGACTTTGGAAGCGTCTGACCGCGCGGATTTTGGGTTGCGGATATGGAATCCAGATGGGAGCGAGGCGGAGAAATCGGGTAATGGGCTGAGGATTTTTGCGCGGTATTTGCATGCCACTGGTAAGTTGGACAAAACGTCATTCTCCGTCGATACGCCGGGGGGATTGGTTCATATTGATTTGCATATCGACGAATGGGGCGATGCGAGTGCTGCGACTGTGGAAATGGGGGAGGCGACGTTTGAACCAGAGGCATTGCCCTGTTCGCTCGGGGTGGAAGAACTGATCGAACAGCCGATTACCGCTGCTGGCGAGGATATGGTGTTTACGGGTGTGAGTGTGGGCAATCCCCATTGTGTGGTGTTTAAGCCGAGGGGCGAGGCGTGGACGCGCGACGATTTGTTGCGCCTTGGACCTGAGTTGGAGAACCACGAGATTTTTCCGAGGCGAACCAATGTGCAGTTGGTCGTGCCCACGGGTGACCAAAAGATTTTCATTTTGATCTGGGAACGCGGCGCAGGTGAAACGCAGGCGTCGGGGTCTTCGTCATGTGCTGCGGCAAGTGCTGCGGTGCGTTTGGGACTGGTGGCGTCACCTGTGACGGTAGAAGCGCCCGGAGGCACGTTGATGATCGATGTAGATGAAGCGTTTAACCTGACAATGGCGGGACCTGTGGCAGAGGTGGCGCGGGGTACGCTGAGTCCGTCTTTTTTGCGCGAGATCGGCGTCTGA
- a CDS encoding phytanoyl-CoA dioxygenase family protein, whose translation MRTLRGVSSAWFRFWTGSFWSNLENGLRKKDSRYSLYTVHHCSRKECTMPVDSMVETYETQGFLTEVDVFSENEIGHFRALFDDLEAREGKEKCQIGLQGRHFDEAFIWQLATDKRVLDIIQTVMGDNVMLLSTHFFCKYPDPEAKIFVAWHQDITYWGLKPPIAHTAWIAIDDADVENGCMRFIPGSHKNGIAVHDKSSREGNLLSINQEIPDDYVDDSAAVDIVLRAGQMSVHDGQLFHASNPNRSNRRRCGLTVRFIPPHVKQTTLNSHKQSWQPVVLRGEDQFGHFPKVGMPFPLS comes from the coding sequence ATGCGAACACTTCGCGGGGTAAGCTCCGCGTGGTTCCGCTTTTGGACCGGTTCTTTTTGGAGCAATTTGGAAAACGGGTTGCGCAAAAAAGACAGCCGATATAGTTTATATACTGTTCACCATTGCTCACGAAAGGAATGCACCATGCCTGTAGATTCTATGGTCGAAACTTATGAGACGCAGGGATTTTTGACAGAAGTCGATGTGTTTTCAGAAAACGAGATCGGGCATTTTCGCGCATTATTCGACGATTTGGAAGCGCGCGAGGGCAAGGAGAAGTGCCAGATCGGTTTGCAGGGGCGGCATTTTGACGAAGCATTTATCTGGCAACTGGCAACGGATAAGCGTGTCTTGGACATAATACAGACAGTGATGGGTGATAATGTGATGCTGTTATCCACTCACTTTTTTTGCAAATATCCCGATCCAGAGGCAAAGATATTTGTGGCGTGGCATCAGGATATTACGTACTGGGGGCTTAAACCACCCATTGCACATACGGCATGGATCGCCATTGACGACGCGGATGTGGAGAATGGGTGTATGCGTTTTATTCCGGGATCGCACAAAAATGGAATTGCAGTACACGACAAATCGTCTCGTGAAGGCAATTTGCTGAGTATTAATCAGGAGATTCCAGATGACTATGTGGATGATAGCGCGGCGGTCGATATTGTGTTGAGGGCCGGGCAGATGTCGGTTCACGACGGGCAATTATTTCACGCGAGCAATCCCAATCGATCAAATCGACGGCGATGCGGGCTGACCGTGCGATTTATCCCCCCGCATGTCAAACAGACCACGCTCAATTCACATAAGCAGTCATGGCAGCCCGTTGTGTTGCGCGGAGAAGATCAATTTGGACATTTTCCAAAGGTCGGGATGCCATTTCCATTGTCGTGA
- a CDS encoding NAD(P)-dependent oxidoreductase — MAKRKVLITGGTGYVAGRMLPVLRERYDLTVLDVKTTNRQGEEVSDVVIADLTNRDRDTYREYFKGQDAIIHCGFVRTKDDADRFWAEMTNIDMAHNVYQTCVEENVRRAVIISSNHAADYYENLIWAGKQEFVTPEMYPLSDNYYGWAKAQYELLGFTFATGLMNEGKKLENVQIRIGGPRETDMDRAKSTNLKSMHRGLGAYLSIRDQVQLIVKSIEAEDIENEYGIPFQIFYGISGNSHNFWTISNARKKIGYEPEDNSQVKFAEQLSKVLLEARETSE, encoded by the coding sequence ATGGCAAAGAGAAAAGTGCTCATTACGGGGGGGACGGGTTATGTGGCCGGGCGGATGTTGCCTGTATTGCGCGAGCGATATGATCTGACGGTCTTAGACGTGAAGACGACCAATCGCCAGGGCGAGGAAGTAAGCGATGTGGTGATTGCGGATTTGACAAATCGAGATCGGGATACTTATCGGGAGTATTTCAAGGGGCAGGATGCGATTATCCACTGCGGATTTGTGCGAACAAAAGACGATGCGGATCGTTTCTGGGCAGAGATGACAAATATCGATATGGCGCACAATGTGTATCAGACGTGTGTGGAGGAAAATGTTCGACGCGCTGTGATCATCAGCTCAAACCACGCGGCAGATTATTACGAAAATCTGATCTGGGCGGGCAAGCAGGAATTTGTGACGCCAGAGATGTACCCGCTTTCCGACAATTATTACGGCTGGGCAAAGGCGCAATACGAGTTGTTGGGCTTTACCTTTGCAACGGGGTTAATGAACGAAGGTAAGAAGCTGGAGAATGTGCAGATTCGGATTGGTGGACCGCGCGAGACCGATATGGATCGCGCAAAATCCACGAATTTGAAAAGTATGCATCGGGGGTTGGGCGCGTATTTGAGCATTCGGGATCAGGTGCAGTTGATTGTGAAGAGCATTGAAGCTGAAGATATCGAAAATGAATATGGTATTCCGTTTCAAATTTTTTACGGCATTAGCGGCAATTCACACAATTTTTGGACGATTTCCAATGCGCGCAAGAAAATCGGCTATGAACCCGAGGATAATAGTCAGGTGAAATTTGCCGAACAATTGTCAAAAGTATTGTTAGAAGCGCGAGAAACATCAGAATGA
- the dusB gene encoding tRNA dihydrouridine synthase DusB has protein sequence MNDMSVKIGGVNIPGRTALAPLAGITDRSFRMLCRQQGASFAVTEMVSAKGLAEGSERSNQYLDFEADEFPISAQLFGSEPEVMAEGARVVAERNPDIIDINCGCPVKKIVTKNAGAALLNTPDRLGQIIVGMVRAVDIPVTLKIRSGWAQADQAVTVARIAEDSGAAAIAVHGRTREAKFAGRADWDIIAEVKNAVSIPVIGNGDVRGPEAAKEMMQKTGCDLVMVGRWAIGNPWLFKRMEVFLNTGELLPEPTDRDRLEMAVHHLKASIAFKGLRYGVLEMRRHLAAYIKGVPGATPYRRTLMTEDDPNHLMDLLGQIKAGVAA, from the coding sequence ATGAATGATATGAGCGTAAAAATCGGTGGGGTAAATATTCCCGGGCGGACGGCGCTGGCGCCATTGGCTGGTATTACAGACCGGTCATTCCGCATGCTGTGCCGGCAACAGGGCGCGAGTTTTGCGGTCACGGAGATGGTCAGTGCCAAAGGATTGGCCGAGGGTAGTGAGAGGTCGAATCAATATCTCGATTTTGAGGCCGATGAGTTTCCGATTTCCGCGCAGTTGTTCGGCTCAGAACCCGAGGTCATGGCCGAAGGTGCTCGGGTTGTGGCGGAGCGCAATCCGGATATTATCGACATCAATTGCGGGTGCCCGGTAAAAAAAATCGTGACGAAAAATGCGGGTGCGGCGCTGCTCAATACACCTGATAGATTGGGACAGATCATTGTGGGAATGGTGCGTGCTGTGGATATTCCCGTGACGCTGAAAATTAGAAGTGGATGGGCGCAAGCCGATCAGGCAGTTACAGTTGCGCGGATTGCTGAAGATTCTGGTGCAGCGGCAATTGCCGTGCATGGGCGCACGCGCGAGGCGAAATTTGCGGGCAGAGCAGACTGGGATATTATCGCGGAAGTCAAAAACGCGGTTTCGATTCCCGTAATAGGCAATGGCGATGTGCGCGGGCCAGAGGCTGCAAAGGAGATGATGCAGAAAACGGGTTGCGATCTGGTGATGGTGGGGCGATGGGCTATTGGCAATCCCTGGCTTTTTAAGCGCATGGAGGTCTTTCTGAATACGGGGGAATTATTGCCTGAGCCAACGGATAGGGACCGCCTGGAAATGGCTGTTCACCATCTTAAGGCGTCTATCGCGTTTAAGGGGCTGCGCTATGGCGTCCTGGAAATGCGCCGGCATCTCGCGGCATATATCAAGGGTGTGCCCGGCGCTACTCCTTATCGTCGCACATTAATGACAGAAGACGATCCGAATCATCTCATGGATTTGCTGGGACAGATCAAAGCGGGGGTGGCGGCGTGA
- the larB gene encoding nickel pincer cofactor biosynthesis protein LarB: MTPERIRALLEAVSQGQTDVDEAFAHLAHLPFEELGFARIDHHRTLRQGFPEVIFCEGKTVEQVIAIADRIVSSGATLLATRTNAEMRDALVAKYPETNVNALARTVVVAGEIPAAETVGKILVVSAGTSDLPVAEEAVETARVMGNEVETLYDVGVAGIHRLLACKERLLDASVIIVVAGMEGALPSVVGGLVNVPLIAVPTSVGYGASFKGLAALLGMLNSCASGVTVVNIDNGFGAGVAASKINRVRTG; this comes from the coding sequence GTGACACCAGAACGCATACGCGCGTTGTTAGAGGCTGTTTCACAGGGTCAAACAGATGTGGATGAGGCGTTTGCACACCTCGCGCATTTGCCGTTTGAAGAGCTTGGTTTTGCGCGCATTGACCACCACCGCACGCTAAGGCAGGGGTTTCCCGAAGTTATTTTTTGTGAGGGAAAGACGGTTGAGCAAGTGATCGCCATAGCAGACCGCATTGTGTCATCGGGCGCGACACTGCTGGCGACGCGCACAAATGCTGAGATGCGGGATGCTCTGGTCGCCAAATATCCCGAAACAAATGTCAATGCGCTCGCGCGCACAGTGGTCGTCGCAGGAGAGATTCCCGCTGCGGAAACAGTCGGCAAAATTCTGGTTGTGTCTGCGGGCACATCCGACTTGCCCGTGGCAGAAGAAGCCGTGGAAACCGCGCGGGTGATGGGTAATGAAGTCGAAACACTTTACGATGTAGGGGTCGCCGGGATTCACCGTCTGCTGGCGTGTAAGGAACGTCTATTGGATGCGAGTGTGATTATCGTGGTGGCCGGTATGGAAGGGGCGTTGCCCAGCGTGGTTGGTGGTCTGGTCAATGTGCCACTTATTGCCGTGCCGACCAGCGTGGGATACGGGGCAAGTTTTAAGGGGCTGGCAGCATTGCTGGGTATGTTGAACAGTTGCGCGTCAGGCGTGACTGTGGTCAATATCGACAATGGATTTGGTGCGGGGGTCGCAGCGAGTAAGATCAATCGCGTTCGGACAGGGTGA
- a CDS encoding DUF433 domain-containing protein has protein sequence MNNEKFDARFAPAYGVSEAARYLNIPPSTLRSWISGVRYHSARSNFEPVIVVPPAEIVQLSFVNLVEAHVLVALRRVHKVRLQDIRVALDTLEKQFPRQPHPLAFETFATDGKDLFLKHIGQLINLSKRGQLEMEEVIDMYLHRIEYDTSGPVILYPFTRGPFQEDDQPKAVLMNPYISFGRPVLAGRGVPTELVFERFNAGELMGTLAEDYGRKRWEIEEAIRYESARSRKAA, from the coding sequence ATGAACAACGAAAAATTTGATGCGCGCTTCGCACCTGCTTATGGTGTCTCAGAAGCGGCTCGCTATCTAAATATTCCGCCTTCTACACTCAGGTCCTGGATATCAGGCGTTAGGTATCACTCTGCCCGAAGCAACTTTGAACCCGTTATTGTTGTACCTCCAGCAGAAATCGTGCAACTATCCTTCGTCAACTTAGTGGAGGCCCATGTCCTGGTGGCACTTCGCAGAGTCCACAAGGTGCGTTTGCAGGATATCCGGGTAGCACTAGACACGCTTGAAAAACAGTTTCCCAGGCAACCTCACCCTCTGGCTTTTGAGACTTTCGCAACGGATGGAAAAGATCTGTTCTTAAAACATATCGGGCAGCTTATCAATCTCTCCAAGCGCGGACAACTGGAAATGGAAGAAGTCATCGATATGTATCTTCATCGTATTGAGTATGATACAAGTGGACCCGTTATCTTGTATCCCTTTACACGAGGCCCATTTCAGGAAGATGATCAACCGAAAGCCGTCTTGATGAATCCTTATATTTCTTTTGGCCGTCCTGTGCTTGCGGGAAGAGGTGTGCCGACCGAATTGGTCTTTGAGCGGTTCAACGCAGGTGAGTTAATGGGCACACTGGCTGAAGATTATGGGCGTAAGAGATGGGAGATTGAAGAGGCTATAAGGTATGAATCGGCCAGAAGCAGAAAAGCCGCTTGA